One part of the Palaemon carinicauda isolate YSFRI2023 chromosome 23, ASM3689809v2, whole genome shotgun sequence genome encodes these proteins:
- the LOC137617268 gene encoding uncharacterized protein, translating into MRGLFLLALAVGVSTSYGPPRNPNNGCGGGGGGCGGGQPLPAQTVSCGGNGCGNSGGSSAGGSGDYWWAGNDSPFSGPSPTHVVVSSSSSSSGVSGGSRPVAPSQQRPRPQQGYIQPSQFPGQASLPQQPSVTQNLVQPPMGICPASYVCVHWQLCRDGFVISDGTGNINKRIRNIPANVASRYESCGGDMICCGIPAGTLPSSFPRPQPQRPGVVSPPLIAAPAPLPPRQPPASQQPFRPAPAPAPAPAPQFVKPIPAPQPPKPSPNPQLTLPAPAFKPAPAPQPARPAPQPARPAPQPSIPAPQNPTPGYGRPPVPQNPLTPQRPNQQTPQSTFLNPNNPAAPQPPRQPSVPISNPIGLVSPANPPPNPMMGGMMMGMMGMPARGGSCSAGTYCVQPNQCNPYTGFIIRDASQLMAVWPDAPTVPLLPCFIPDGSITNGVCCQEVHPNAGGFD; encoded by the exons ATGCGAGGTCTTTTTCTTTTGGCACTGGCTGTAGGAGTGAGTACATCCTACGGCCCTCCAAGGAACCCTAATAATGGATGCGGAGGTGGGGGCGGTGGATGCGGGGGCGGTCAACCTCTTCCAGCCCAGACAGTTTCTTGCGGTGGGAATGGCTGTGGAAATAGTGGAGGGAGTAGTGCTGGAGGGTCTGGAGACTACTGGTGGGCTGGAAATGATTCGCCATTTTCAGGACCTTCTCCTACACATGTAGTcgtcagcagcagtagcagcagcagtggtGTCTCAGGAGGGTCAAGACCAGTAGCTCCCTCACAACAGAGACCTAGGCCCCAGCAAGGGTACATTCAGCCTAGCCAGTTTCCCGGACAAGCGTCCCTTCCTCAACAGCCCTCAGTGACGCAGAATCTGGTCCAGCCTCCCATGGGGATTTGCCCGGCTTCCTATGTCTGTGTGCACTGGCAGCTCTGTCGTGATGGATTCGTCATTTCTGATGGCACTGGGAATATTAATAAGAGAATTAGGAATATACCTGCAAAT GTTGCATCCAGGTATGAGAGCTGTGGAGGTGACATGATTTGCTGTGGCATACCAGCAGGAACTCTTCCCTCTAGCTTCCCTCGCCCTCAGCCCCAGAGGCCAGGAGTAGTGTCCCCTCCTTTAATCGCAGCGCCAGCACCCCTTCCGCCTAGACAACCTCCAGCATCTCAACAGCCTTTCAgacctgctcctgctcctgctcctgcccCTGCTCCCCAGTTTGTAAAACCTATTCCCGCACCCCAACCTCCAAAACCTTCACCTAATCCACAACTTACATTGCCTGCTCCTGCATTCAAACCTGCTCCAGCACCCCAGCCCGCAAGACCAGCACCACAGCCTGCAAGACCAGCACCCCAGCCCTCAATACCAGCTCCACAGAACCCTACCCCCGGTTATGGAAGACCCCCGGTACCCCAGAACCCACTCACGCCCCAGAGACCAAACCAGCAAACCCCTCAGTCTACCTTCCTGAACCCTAACAACCCTGCTGCACCACAACCTCCTCGTCAACCTTCGGTTCCCATCAGCAACCCCATTGGCCTGGTGTCTCCAGCCAACCCTCCACCAAACCCCATGATGGGTGGAATGATGATGGGAATGATGGGTATGCCAGCGAGAGGGGGATCCTGCAGCGCTGGCACCTACTGTGTCCAGCCGAACCAGTGCAATCCTTACACAGGATTCATCATCAGGGATGCCTCGCAGCTGATGGCAGTATGGCCGGATGCGCCAACGGTTCCACTACTC CCATGTTTCATACCAGACGGCAGCATCACCAACGGAGTCTGTTGCCAAGAGGTCCATCCAAACGCCGGCGGTTTCGATTAA